CAATGGTTCAAGCGGCTAAAAAATGCAATCAGTCGAAAAGAGCATTTAATGTTGTTGGTAACCCTAGAGTTGTTCAAACAATAAAACTTGTTCGCCTAGAGGAATTCCTTCATCTTGCATCAGATCTAAATACTGCTATCGGTAAATTATCAGCTTGACTGATTGGATTCGCTCTTATAAATCAAACATCTCTCCCGATGGTTTGGGACCTTTGCAATTAGCTTGGTTGGGTGATGCTGTTTGGGAAATGCATCAAAGGTTGAGATTTTGCAGTAGCCCAATGCGTTCAAAGGATCTCCACAATGCTGTCGTTAAAGAGGTAAATGCCTCTAGCCAAGCTAGGGCAATCACTAAAATCGAACCTTTTTTAACAGATACTGAAAAGGAGTTCCTAAGAAAAGGAAGAAACAAAGCAGGAAGAGGTCCTAAAAATATAGATGCAGCCACATATGCAATCGCGACCGGATTTGAGACTATTGTTGGATGGTTATTTTTAAAAAATCCAAATCGGCTTGCTGATTTATTCGATCTTCTCGATCGACCTATCAACTAGAAAAATAGTTCTTATAAAATGAGTTATCGTTTCAATAAAGACAAAAGGAATTCACAAAATTCTTCATTTAATCAACGAAATAGTAGTTATTATCGTCAAGATAATGATTCCAAAAAGTCAAACTTCAATGATCGAAGAAGAACAAGCAATAAATTCAATCGTCTTTCAACTGAGAAATTAAGTCAGTATTCATTAGATAATGAATCTTCTGAACAACCAAGAAATAGAAATCAGTCAACTTTCAACTACAGAGGATCCAATCGATTTGAAAGGAAATCGGCTAACCCCTCTTATAGAAATCAAAAATCTGAGGAAACTAACAATTACAGAGGGTCCAATCGATTTGAAAGGAAATCGGCTAACCCCTCTTATAGAAATCAAAAATCTGAGGAAACTAACAATTACAGAGGATCCAATCGATTTGTAAGAAAATCGGCTAATCCCTCTTACAGAAATCAAAAATCTGAGGAAACTAACAATTACAAAGGATCCAATCGATTTGAAAGGAAATCGGCTAACCCCTCTTATAGAAATCAAAAATCTGAGGAAACTAACAATTCCAGAAGATCAGAAAATAAAGAACCTCTTTCATATTCTGAAAGTTTTACCAAAACGTTAAGTGATGATTTGATTTGGGGTCGTCATTCAACTGAGGCAGCTCTTTTGGCTGGCAGAGCAATTCATAGAATTTGGTGTACCTCTGAATTACGAAGTTCTCCAAAGTTTTTTCAACTTCTCAAAGATTCAAAATCTTCTGGCGTCTTGGTTGAAGAAGTTTCTTGGTCAAGGCTTGGCCAACTCACAAATGGAGCAGTACATCAAGGAATAGTTTTACAAATTGCCGCATCAAAAACACATGACTTGAAGAATTTAATAGATGCTTGCAAAGCTTTTGGTGATAAATCATTGCTCTTGGCTTTAGATGGTTTAACTGATCCTCAGAATCTTGGAGCAATAATTCGATCTGCTGAAGCCCTTGGTGCTCAAGGCTTAATCATTCCACAAAGACGCAGTGCAGGTTTAACAGGATCTGTAGCAAAAGTTGCTGCTGGAGCTCTTGAACATTTGCCGGTGGCAAGAGTTGTTAATTTAAATAGGTCTTTGGAGAAATTGAAAGATGAAGGGTATACCGTTGTTGGCCTTGCAGAGGAAGGGCCTTCTACTTTATCTGAAATCAAATTTCAAGGTCCATTAGTAGTCGTAGTAGGGTCTGAAGATAAAGGAATTTCTCTGATAACTAGAAGGTTATGTGACCAGTTAGTAAGGATCCCTCTTAAGGGAGTTACTACAAGCCTTAATGCATCAGTAGCTACGTCTATTTTTTTATATGAAGTAGCTAGATCTAGATGGATGCGATCAATTTCTGGACAAGACCCTTCTCCTAGATTATTGAAACCACAAATTTCTACTGAAATTAATAACTAATCTCTTTAAATTTAACCATGATAATAAACGTATATTTTTTATAGTTTTATTAGGATTTTTAAAACTCCATAATCAAATTATATTATTAGTTATTTTATCGACAAGTTTTTATACTCAACATATTTTGACTTCAAATATATGTTTCATCATCAAGTGAACATAATATTCTTTTTTATTTGATAAATATCTGTTTAAGAAAGTATAATAAATTAAATGCTGTTTACTTATGGGTCCCATTAGGGCTCTTCGAAGCTTAGGTAATAGTTTAGGCTTGGCCTGGTGGGCCAAGGTTGAGACAATTCAACCTGAGGTTACTTATTGGTTTGGCCCATTCCTTACTCGTCGTAGTTTGAAAGTCAGATTAAATGGATTTGTAGATGATCTTTCTTCAGAGTCTCCTAAAAAAATAAATCATAGTTTAATTAGGTGTCGTCGTAATGAGCCTCTTACGTCATAAGCTTAAAAATATTTTTTTTATAATCTATTAATGACTTTCGCAGACTTACGCCAGAAATTGAAAAGTGGTGAAGTCTCTTCCAAAGAGCTTGTGCAAGAAAAGATAAATCGAATAAAGAGATTAGATCCAACTCTCAATACCTTTTTAACCCTGAATGCAGAACAGGCATTACGCAAGGCTGAAAATATAGATAAACAAATTGCCTCTGGCGAAAACCTTCCAACTTTGTCAGGTATACCACTAGCTATAAAAGATAACCTTTGTACAAAAGGAATCAAGACAACCTGCGCTAGCAAGATTTTGGCTGACTTTGTTCCTCCTTATGAATCAACAGTCACCAAAAAACTTTTGAACGCAGGAGCAATAATGATTGGCAAGACAAATTTGGATGAATTTGCGATGGGGAGTTCTACTGAAACCTCTGCTTTTGGTCCTACTTTTAATCCATGGAATATAAATAAAGTTCCTGGTGGAAGCTCAGGTGGTAGCGCAGCCTCTGTTGCTGCCGAATTATGTTATGGATCTCTGGGATCTGATACCGGCGGGTCAATCCGACAACCAGCATCGTTTTGTGGCGTTGTTGGAATGAAACCAACTTATGGTCGTGTTAGTCGATGGGGATTAATAGCTTTTGCTAGTTCTTTAGATCAGGTTGGTCCATTTGCGAATAATGTTTCTGATGCAGCTGAAATCTTACAAGTAATTTCAGGCAAAGATAACTTTGATTCAACTACTGTTGATATTCCAGTTCCAAATTATTTAGAGATCCTTTCTAAGTCAATTAAGGGCATGAAAATTGGCTTGATTGATAACTGCTTCGATCATGAAGGTTTGGCTTCTGATGTTAAAGCGTCCGTACTGGCCTCAGCCTCACTGCTTGAAAATATAGGAGCCGAGATTATTAATGTTTCTTGTCCTCGCTTTAATGATGGAATTGCTACTTATTATGTTATTGCCCCATCTGAAGCTTCAGCGAATTTAGCTAGATACGACGGTGTCAAATACGGATTCCGATCTCAAAATGAACAATCTCTCATAGAAATGACCTCCAAAAGCCGAGCACTTGGTTTTGGAAGTGAAGTTAAACGAAGAATTCTTATAGGAACCTATGCTTTATCGGCTGGTTATGTTGATGCTTACTACAAGAAGGCCCAGCAAGTTCGAACTTTGATACGTAGAGATTTTGATGATGCTTTCAAAAAAGTAGATGTTTTGTTGGCTCCAACAGCTCCAACTACCGCTTTCGGTTCTGGTGAAAATATTGATAACCCTATGGCGATGTACTTATCTGATTTATTAACGATTCCAGCAAATTTAGCAGGATTGCCTGCAATAAGCCTGCCATGTGGTTTTGATAAAGCTGGTTTGCCAATAGGGTTGCAGCTGATAGGTAATGTTTTTGAAGAAGGTAAGCTTCTTCAAGTGGCTAGTCAATTTGAGAAAGCTGCTGAGATTCATAAAAATAGGCCTAAAACTGATTTCACGTTATAAAGGTTAAACCACTTCATGTGGAGGATATCATTATCGCTACACTATATACAGCGTAGCTTGTGTTTAATCAATGGCTTTTGTTCCTATTCATAATCATAGTGACTACAGCCTTCTGGATGGAGCTAGTCAACTCCCCTTAATGGTTGAAAGGGCAAAGGAATTGGGGATGCCAGCTCTAGCCTTGACTGATCATGGAGTGATGTATGGTGCGATTGAATTATTGAAGTTATGCAAGGCCGCAAATATAAAGCCAATTATTGGAAATGAGATGTACGTTATCAATGGTTCAATTGATGACCCTCAGCCCAAAAAAGAGAAAAGATATCATCTTGTTGTTATCGCGAAAAACCAAATTGGTTACGAAAATCTCGTAAAATTAACAACTATTAGTCATTTAAATGGTGTTAGGGGAAGAGGTATCTTTTCAAGACCATGTATAGATAAGTCTTTATTTAAAAAATATAGTGAGGGATTAATTTGTTCAACAGCTTGCTTAGGTGGTGAAATTCCACAAGCGATATTAAAAGGAAGAAGTGATGTTGCTAGAGAAGTAGCCTCTTGGTATAAAGAAATTTTGGGTGATGATTTTTATCTTGAAATTCAAGATCATGGATCTATTGAAGATAGAATTGTTAATAGTGAAATAGTCAAAATATCTGAAGAACTTGATATCCAAATTATTGCTACCAATGATGCACATTACGTATCAAAGAATGATATTGAAGCACATGATGCATTGATTTGTGTATTGACTGGAAAATTAATTAGTGATCACAAAAGATTGAGATATACAGGAACTGAATATATTAAATCTGAGAAGGAAATGAGAAGTTTATTTACTGATCATTTAGACATGAATGTTATAGATAGTGCAATAGATAATACTGTTAAACTCTCAAATAAGGTTGAAGAATATACGATATTAGGAACTTATAAAATGCCAAATTTTCCTATACCTAATGGATCTAATCCTATCGATTATCTTAAAGAGATAACCATTAATGGTTTGATGGAAATATTAGATATTTCTAAATTTGAAAATTTTCCAAGTGCTTATAAAGAAAGACTTGAATATGAGTTAAGCGTTATCGAACAGATGGGTTTCCCTACATATTTTCTTGTCGTATGGGATTATATAAGATTTGCAAGAGAACAAAACATTCCTGTAGGTCCAGGTAGAGGTTCAGCAGCAGGCTCTTTAGTCGCCTTCTCTCTTCACATAACTAATATTGATCCAGTTGAAAATGGATTATTATTTGAAAGATTTCTCAATCCTGAAAGGAAGTCAATGCCTGATATAGATACTGACTTTTGTATTGAAAGACGTGGCGAAGTTATAGATTATGTTACTAAAAAGTATGGCGAAGATAAAGTTGCACAGATAATTACATTTAACAGAATGACATCTAAGGCTGTTTTAAAAGATGTTGCTCGTGTACTTGATATTCCCTATGGAGATGCAGATCGTTTAGCTAAATTAATTCCAGTTGTGAGAGGTAAGCCTGCAAAATTATCATCTATGATTTCAAAGGAATCACCAAATAAGGAATTCTATGAAAAATATAATAATGATTCAAAGGTAAAAAAATGGGTTGATATGGCAATGAGAATAGAAGGGACAAATAAGACTTTTGGTGTTCACGCAGCAGGTGTTGTAATAGCCGCTAATTCACTTGATAATTTAGTTCCTCTTCAAAGAAATAACGATGGTCAAATAATCACTCAATATTTTATGGAAGATATTGAATCACTTGGTCTTTTGAAGATGGACTTTTTAGGACTTAGAAATCTTACAATGATCGAAAAGACAATTAATTTAGTTGAGAAATCTATTGGTAAGAGATTAAATCCTGATTCTTTGCCTTTCACTGATGAAAAAACATTTGAATTACTTTCTAGGGGAGATTTAGAAGGGATTTTCCAACTTGAGTCTAGTGGAATGAGACAAATAGTAAAAGACCTAAAACCCTCATCTCTTGAAGATATTTCTTCAATACTTGCCCTTTATCGTCCCGGACCTCTTGATGCAGGATTAATTCCTAAATTTATAAATAGAAAACATGGTAAGGAGAGGATTGATTTTCAGCATCAGTCACTTGAGCCTATCTTAAGTGAGACTTATGGGATTATGGTTTATCAAGAGCAGATCATGAAGATTGCTCAGGATTTAGCGGGATATTCACTTGGGCAAGCAGATTTATTAAGAAGGGCAATGGGTAAGAAAAAAGTATCCGAAATGCAGCGTCATAGAACGCTGTTTGTTGATGGGGCTGTTAATAATGGCGTTTCAGACATTATTGCTGAACAATTATTTGATCAAATGGTTCTATTTGCTGAATATTGCTTTAACAAAAGTCATTCAACTGCTTATGGTGCAGTTACTTATCAGACTGCTTATTTAAAAGCACATTATCCTGTCGCTTATATGGCAGCATTGCTTACCGTAAATGCTGGCTCGGCTGACAAGGTTCAAAGATACATTTCAAACTGTAATTCAATGGGCATAAACGTAATGCCGCCAAATATCAATACTTCTGGTGTTGATTTCACTCCAAAAGATAATTCAATTCTTTTTGGTTTTTCAGCTGTCAAAAATTTAGGTGATGGTGCAATTAGAAAAATTATTACTTCTAGAGATAAAGATGGAGATTTTACTTCTTTAGCACAATTTTGTGATCGAATTTCACTTGGTGCCGTTAATCGAAGAGGACTTGAGGCTTTGATACATAGTGGAGCGCTTGATTGTCTTGATGAAAATGCAAATCGCGCTCAGCTTATCGCTGATTTGGATTTAACTATTGAATGGGCTTCTTCTAGAGCAAAAGATAGGGCTAGCGGCCAAGGTAATCTTTTCGATCTTTCTACTTCCAAAAACAATGAATCATCACCGACTGATGATTATTCATCTTCTCCAAGGGCGAAACAAGTCAACGATTATCTTCCTTCAGATAAACTTAAATTAGAAAAAGAGCATGTTGGTTTCTATCTGTCTGATCATCCTTTGAAGCAACTTTCAGAACCTGCAAAATTGATTGCTCCTATCAGCCTTGGTTCTTTAGATGAGCAGAAAGATAAGTCAAAGGTCAGTGTTATTGCAATGATTCCAGAAATGAGAGAAGTTACAACCAGGAAAGGTGACAGGATGGCGATTATTCAACTAGAGGATTTGACTGGTTCTTGTGAAGCGGTTGTCTTCCCAAAAAGTTATGAAAGATTATCTGATCATTTGATGGTAGAAACGAGATTATTGATATGGGCAAGTGTAGATAGGAGAGATGAAACAGTTCAATTGCTTATTGATGATTGTCGTGAAATTGATGATTTAAGATTTCTCATGATAGATCTTCGTCCTGATCAAGCTACAGATATCAATGTTCAGCATAAATTAAGAGAATGCCTTTCTAAAAACAGACCTGCCAGAAATGAATTAGGTGTACGAATTCCTGTAGTTGCTTGTCTTAAGGACAACAATAATACTAGGTATGTAAGGCTGGGTGATCAATTTTGCGTTAAGGACACTGACCTAGCTTTGGATT
This is a stretch of genomic DNA from Prochlorococcus marinus str. MIT 0912. It encodes these proteins:
- a CDS encoding Mini-ribonuclease 3 codes for the protein MTDWIRSYKSNISPDGLGPLQLAWLGDAVWEMHQRLRFCSSPMRSKDLHNAVVKEVNASSQARAITKIEPFLTDTEKEFLRKGRNKAGRGPKNIDAATYAIATGFETIVGWLFLKNPNRLADLFDLLDRPIN
- the rlmB gene encoding 23S rRNA (guanosine(2251)-2'-O)-methyltransferase RlmB encodes the protein MSYRFNKDKRNSQNSSFNQRNSSYYRQDNDSKKSNFNDRRRTSNKFNRLSTEKLSQYSLDNESSEQPRNRNQSTFNYRGSNRFERKSANPSYRNQKSEETNNYRGSNRFERKSANPSYRNQKSEETNNYRGSNRFVRKSANPSYRNQKSEETNNYKGSNRFERKSANPSYRNQKSEETNNSRRSENKEPLSYSESFTKTLSDDLIWGRHSTEAALLAGRAIHRIWCTSELRSSPKFFQLLKDSKSSGVLVEEVSWSRLGQLTNGAVHQGIVLQIAASKTHDLKNLIDACKAFGDKSLLLALDGLTDPQNLGAIIRSAEALGAQGLIIPQRRSAGLTGSVAKVAAGALEHLPVARVVNLNRSLEKLKDEGYTVVGLAEEGPSTLSEIKFQGPLVVVVGSEDKGISLITRRLCDQLVRIPLKGVTTSLNASVATSIFLYEVARSRWMRSISGQDPSPRLLKPQISTEINN
- a CDS encoding DUF1816 domain-containing protein, which produces MGPIRALRSLGNSLGLAWWAKVETIQPEVTYWFGPFLTRRSLKVRLNGFVDDLSSESPKKINHSLIRCRRNEPLTS
- a CDS encoding DNA polymerase III subunit alpha yields the protein MAFVPIHNHSDYSLLDGASQLPLMVERAKELGMPALALTDHGVMYGAIELLKLCKAANIKPIIGNEMYVINGSIDDPQPKKEKRYHLVVIAKNQIGYENLVKLTTISHLNGVRGRGIFSRPCIDKSLFKKYSEGLICSTACLGGEIPQAILKGRSDVAREVASWYKEILGDDFYLEIQDHGSIEDRIVNSEIVKISEELDIQIIATNDAHYVSKNDIEAHDALICVLTGKLISDHKRLRYTGTEYIKSEKEMRSLFTDHLDMNVIDSAIDNTVKLSNKVEEYTILGTYKMPNFPIPNGSNPIDYLKEITINGLMEILDISKFENFPSAYKERLEYELSVIEQMGFPTYFLVVWDYIRFAREQNIPVGPGRGSAAGSLVAFSLHITNIDPVENGLLFERFLNPERKSMPDIDTDFCIERRGEVIDYVTKKYGEDKVAQIITFNRMTSKAVLKDVARVLDIPYGDADRLAKLIPVVRGKPAKLSSMISKESPNKEFYEKYNNDSKVKKWVDMAMRIEGTNKTFGVHAAGVVIAANSLDNLVPLQRNNDGQIITQYFMEDIESLGLLKMDFLGLRNLTMIEKTINLVEKSIGKRLNPDSLPFTDEKTFELLSRGDLEGIFQLESSGMRQIVKDLKPSSLEDISSILALYRPGPLDAGLIPKFINRKHGKERIDFQHQSLEPILSETYGIMVYQEQIMKIAQDLAGYSLGQADLLRRAMGKKKVSEMQRHRTLFVDGAVNNGVSDIIAEQLFDQMVLFAEYCFNKSHSTAYGAVTYQTAYLKAHYPVAYMAALLTVNAGSADKVQRYISNCNSMGINVMPPNINTSGVDFTPKDNSILFGFSAVKNLGDGAIRKIITSRDKDGDFTSLAQFCDRISLGAVNRRGLEALIHSGALDCLDENANRAQLIADLDLTIEWASSRAKDRASGQGNLFDLSTSKNNESSPTDDYSSSPRAKQVNDYLPSDKLKLEKEHVGFYLSDHPLKQLSEPAKLIAPISLGSLDEQKDKSKVSVIAMIPEMREVTTRKGDRMAIIQLEDLTGSCEAVVFPKSYERLSDHLMVETRLLIWASVDRRDETVQLLIDDCREIDDLRFLMIDLRPDQATDINVQHKLRECLSKNRPARNELGVRIPVVACLKDNNNTRYVRLGDQFCVKDTDLALDSLSKNSFIARSSQSLVI
- the gatA gene encoding Asp-tRNA(Asn)/Glu-tRNA(Gln) amidotransferase subunit GatA, coding for MTFADLRQKLKSGEVSSKELVQEKINRIKRLDPTLNTFLTLNAEQALRKAENIDKQIASGENLPTLSGIPLAIKDNLCTKGIKTTCASKILADFVPPYESTVTKKLLNAGAIMIGKTNLDEFAMGSSTETSAFGPTFNPWNINKVPGGSSGGSAASVAAELCYGSLGSDTGGSIRQPASFCGVVGMKPTYGRVSRWGLIAFASSLDQVGPFANNVSDAAEILQVISGKDNFDSTTVDIPVPNYLEILSKSIKGMKIGLIDNCFDHEGLASDVKASVLASASLLENIGAEIINVSCPRFNDGIATYYVIAPSEASANLARYDGVKYGFRSQNEQSLIEMTSKSRALGFGSEVKRRILIGTYALSAGYVDAYYKKAQQVRTLIRRDFDDAFKKVDVLLAPTAPTTAFGSGENIDNPMAMYLSDLLTIPANLAGLPAISLPCGFDKAGLPIGLQLIGNVFEEGKLLQVASQFEKAAEIHKNRPKTDFTL